Proteins encoded in a region of the Mycolicibacterium chitae genome:
- a CDS encoding DUF7064 domain-containing protein produces MSRSYADFARPSYRDTRWLETHWFSAVTTDSIRLHFWMGFRLNTGVATTKVYAFSQFCDSVLDMEMCDMQYNSPIGAARLSDFALESGVAVKARSAPRAYDLTYRSACGRMTADLEFEALMAPADLAVTKIPDGPEGFVAFHRGPSRGAPENRTGSEPSGHIDQTMTARGSVTIDGVTHEVDCVAQRDHSWSPRAEVGHTIGTFDMVHFGQELTLLAHTGETPDSEPTVSHGYLLRDGQLLALREAKVSYERQGLRIVGFRYLIVDENGADYEITGRARGSAEIDGGQNIYLVMGLFDCEWNGRSGYGEVQWHDYIPRLQGVRAAQRA; encoded by the coding sequence GTGAGCCGCAGTTACGCTGATTTCGCGAGGCCCTCCTACCGGGACACCCGCTGGCTCGAGACGCACTGGTTCTCCGCGGTGACCACCGATTCCATCCGGCTGCACTTCTGGATGGGCTTTCGGCTCAACACCGGCGTCGCGACGACGAAAGTGTATGCGTTCTCGCAGTTCTGCGATTCCGTGCTGGACATGGAGATGTGCGACATGCAGTACAACAGCCCCATCGGTGCCGCCCGGCTCTCGGACTTCGCCCTGGAATCGGGCGTGGCGGTCAAAGCCCGCTCGGCTCCGCGCGCCTACGACCTGACCTACCGCTCGGCCTGCGGTCGGATGACCGCGGACCTGGAGTTCGAGGCCCTGATGGCGCCCGCGGACCTGGCGGTCACCAAGATCCCGGACGGCCCAGAGGGTTTCGTGGCGTTCCATCGCGGCCCGAGCCGCGGCGCACCGGAGAACAGGACGGGCAGTGAGCCCTCCGGGCACATCGATCAGACGATGACGGCGCGTGGCAGCGTCACCATCGACGGCGTGACCCACGAGGTGGACTGCGTGGCGCAGCGCGATCACTCCTGGAGCCCCCGCGCCGAGGTCGGGCACACCATCGGCACCTTCGACATGGTGCACTTCGGCCAGGAGTTGACGCTGCTGGCCCACACCGGGGAGACACCGGACAGTGAGCCGACGGTCTCGCACGGGTATCTGCTGCGGGACGGGCAACTGCTGGCGCTGCGCGAAGCCAAGGTGAGCTACGAGCGGCAGGGCCTACGCATCGTCGGGTTCCGATACCTGATCGTCGACGAGAACGGTGCGGACTACGAGATCACCGGCCGCGCCCGGGGTTCGGCCGAGATCGACGGTGGCCAGAACATCTACCTGGTGATGGGCCTGTTCGACTGCGAATGGAACGGTCGGTCCGGCTACGGCGAGGTGCAGTGGCACGACTACATTCCCCGCCTGCAGGGGGTTCGGGCGGCGCAGCGCGCGTAA